The Pseudomonadota bacterium region ACCGTTCTGGGCCTGGGACTTGATCAGAGACCGCGCCAAGCTACTTCAAACCCTGAGCGCCAACACCGACCTCATGCTGCGCACACTGCTGCTCATCTTCGGTTTCGCTTGGTTCGTCGATCGGAGTGCGCAACTTGGAAACGAGGTACTCGCAGGCAATCAGATCCTGCTTCAGTTCGTCACTCTGAGTGCCTTCTTCCTTGATGGCTTTGCCAATGTCGCCGAGACTCTGGTGGGTCGGGCCGTGGGCGCGCGCGACAAGCACGCATTCGATCGCGCGGTACGGCTTTCGACCGAGCCGGCCTTGGCAACGGCAGCGGTGCTGACGCTGGCCATCGTTGGCTTTGGGGAACCGTTTGTGCAAGCGCTAACACCGCTGCTCGATGTCCGCGAATCGGCTTCGCGCGTCTTGCCCTACGCGGCGGGCTACGTCCTGGTCGCGGCGGCAGCGTTTCAGCTCGATGGGATCTTCATCGGCGCGACCCGCACGCGCGATATGCGAAACGGTGCGGCCTGGTCGGTGGCCATCTACCTCGTGGCCTGGTTTGGGTTGCGGGAGGTGGGCGGCAATCCAGGGCTCTGGCTGGCATTCACCATCTTTGCAGCTGCGCGAGGCCTTACCCTTGCCGTCCGCTATCCAGCGCTGCGGCGCACGCTCGGGTGACGAGCCAA contains the following coding sequences:
- a CDS encoding MATE family efflux transporter, whose protein sequence is MVWPIIVANASSPVLGLVDTAVIGHVGTTADLGAIGLAAIVFNFIYWSFGFLRMGTTGFVAQAAGADQELEVRAALGRALAVAACAGSLLVLAQSPLERVAFWLSGASPEVEALARDYFLLRIWAAPASLATFALLGTLIGLGQSRMLLRIQLCLNAMNVVLDVLLAGVLGMGVRGVALGTAFAEWTTLALALSWVLALLWNRRAARRPDDERQAGDLGAKEPFWAWDLIRDRAKLLQTLSANTDLMLRTLLLIFGFAWFVDRSAQLGNEVLAGNQILLQFVTLSAFFLDGFANVAETLVGRAVGARDKHAFDRAVRLSTEPALATAAVLTLAIVGFGEPFVQALTPLLDVRESASRVLPYAAGYVLVAAAAFQLDGIFIGATRTRDMRNGAAWSVAIYLVAWFGLREVGGNPGLWLAFTIFAAARGLTLAVRYPALRRTLG